The following coding sequences are from one Lasioglossum baleicum chromosome 18, iyLasBale1, whole genome shotgun sequence window:
- the LOC143217943 gene encoding L-allo-threonine aldolase-like gives MYYEKTSSVNSTANLENEKIIDLRSDTLTKPTKNMRDAMANAEVGDDVFSEDPTVQLLEDKAAKLLKMKAALFVCSGTMGNLIAIMNHCDVRGSEAYCGSDAHCILHEQCGAAQLAGVSLRPLQNNPDGTFNIQELQSNLRKDRDHEPISKLVMVENTINGKIVPQNWIKELIDFCKDYDLKLHMDGARLWNASVGSGKSAAEIVAGFDSVTFCLSKGLGAPVGSVLCGSKEFIEKARRVRKVLGGGMRQVGVMAAAGIVALRDTIPILKEDHRRASEFAKSIKDTASSIIIRGKQVFLVDLDTVQTNMVFVKVNTSITTATYFATRLRESCKDYKDDVVIVKCLALDDSTVRFVFYHEITDKQLLLAIKKVKHVMGILCADS, from the exons ATGTACTATGAAAAGACCAGTTCTGTTAATTCCACTGCCAATTTGGAAAAC GAAAAAATTATCGATCTTCGAAGCGACACGTTAACAAAGCCAACAAAGAACATGAGGGACGCAATGGCCAATGCAGAAGTTGGTGACGATGTTTTCTCAGAGGATCCAACAGTTCAAT TACTGGAAGATAAAGCAGCTAAACTGCTGAAAATGAAAGCAGCTTTGTTTGTGTGCTCTGGAACAATGGGAAACTTAATTGCCA tCATGAATCATTGCGATGTCAGAGGAAGCGAGGCATACTGCGGCAGTGATGCTCATTGTATACTCCACGAACAGTGTGGTGCAGCCCAATTGGCAGGAGTGAGCCTTCGACCTTTACAAAACAATCCTGATGGCACATTTAACATTCAAGAATTACAATCCAATCTCCGAAAGGACAGAGACCATGAGCCAATTTCAAAACTGGTCATGGTAGAAAATACAATCAATGGGAAAATAGTTCCACAGAATTGGATCAAGGAACTAATTGATTTCTGTAAGGATTATGATCTGAAATTGCACATGGATGGAGCAAGGCTATGGAATGCAAGTGTGGGATCTGGGAAGTCTGCTGCAGAGATCGTTGCAGGCTTTGACTCTGTTACTTTCTGTCTCAGCAAAGGTTTAG GTGCTCCTGTAGGTTCCGTGCTCTGTGGGAGCAAGGAGTTTATAGAGAAAGCCAGGAGAGTACGAAAGGTACTGGGGGGAGGAATGAGACAAGTTGGTGTTATGGCAGCAGCTGGTATAGTTGCTCTGAGAGATACGATTCCAATTTTGAAAGAGGACCATAGAAGAGCCTCCGAATTTGCTAAATCGATAAAAGATACCGCATCAAGTATTATTATTCGAGGAAAACAAGTGTTTCTAGTGGATTTAGACACAGTACAAACGAACATGGTTTTCGTCAAGGTCAATACAAGTATTACCACTGCCACGTACTTTGCAACCCGCTTACGAGAATCCTGCAAAGATTACAAAGATGATGTAGTAATCGTTAAATGCTTGGCTTTGGATGATTCAACTGTCAGATTTGTATTTTATCATGAAATTACGGATAAACAATTATTGTTGGCTATCAAGAAAGTCAAGCATGTTATGGGGATCTTGTGTGCCGATAGTTGA
- the LOC143218132 gene encoding uncharacterized protein LOC143218132 translates to MERNIQLRVVKRVGSKLAHYIRTCSNEDSRKRIKLVHVSKLENNIIKLEPAMTMDTDDTNAMERDTFEETYRPIPMPRTFTNTMSSRTPQTNTETYTQMPGTSTSTNMSSATVTNNDIQMTLNRQTSLMQAQFKKINARMDKLESMLTKLLKQQQAHDNPIKPPWLPFTTVAAMQEFEDAKDAYSELVNYLQYVGGYNLKEAVNLSFKETFDDNLLVCYSWRGMDEKLCLQDTEVIRAIQEAVMVNKHYDRPSKPEIETKMIAALRTAKERVRSRSRRQAAVYVKASNSDNFWAEDEGELEN, encoded by the exons ATGGAACGCAAT ATTCAATTAAGAGTGGTTAAGCGTGTGGGATCAAAACTGGCGCACTATATTAGAACTTGCTCTAACGAGGATTCTCGTAAGAGGATAAAGCTCGTGCACGTGTCGAAGCTCGAGAATAACATAATCAAACTCGAGCCGGCAATGACTATGGACACCGACGATACAAATGCGATGGAGAGAGACACGTTCGAAGAAACGTACAGGCCGATACCAATGCCACGAACATTCACAAACACAATGAGCTCAAGAACCCCACAGACCAATACAGAGACTTACACGCAAATGCCTGGTACTAGCACTAGCACTAACATGAGTTCTGCTACTGTCACTAACAACGATATACAGATGACACTGAATCGACAGACATCACTGATGCAAGCCCAGTTCAAGAAGATTAATGCGAGAATGGACAAGCTGGAGAGTATGTTAAC GAAACTTCTGAAGCAACAGCAGGCACATGATAATCCGATAAAGCCGCCATGGCTCCCCTTCACCACGGTGGCAGCAATGCAGGAGTTCGAAGATGCAAAAGATGCCTACAGTGAATTA GTCAATTACCTCCAATATGTTGGTGGATACAACCTAAAGGAGGCTGTCAACCTCAGCTTCAAGGAAACGTTCGATGACAACCTCCTAGTATGTTATTCATGGCGTGGCATGGATGAGAAGCTATGCCTACAAGACACAGAGGTTATTAGAGCTATACAAG AGGCTGTAATGGTAAATAAACATTATGATCGGCCGTCTAAACCAGAAATTGAAACAAAGATGATAGCAGCTCTTCGAACAGCAAAGGAGAGAGTACGGAGTAGGTCAAGGAGGCAGGCTGCAGTTTATGTTAAAGCCTCCAATAGCGACAATTTTTGGGCAGAAGATGAGGGAGAACTAGAGAATTGA